The DNA window GGTCCACTTCCTGAACCTTCCGGTTCGGTTCCGGCTACAATAGGGCTGCTAGTAGGACTGCCCGCGGGGTTTCCAGCCACAGCTTCGGGGGCCGCTGGTGCGGCAGCGTTGACAGTTGATGCGTCAGCGGGAGCGCTTGCAACGGGAGCTGCAGCGGCGTCAGTGGGAGCGCCTACGGGGGCGGCAGCGTCAGTTGGGGCACCAGCAGCAGGAGAGGTAGCGGCGTCAGTGGGAGCGGCAGCGGCGTCAGTAGGAGCGGCAGCGGCGTCAGTAGGAGCGGCAGCGGCGTCAGTTGGAGCGGCAGCGGCGTCAGCGGGAGCAGCAGCGGCGTCAGTGGGGGCGGCAGCGTCAGTTGGGGCACCAGCAGCAGGAGCTGCGGCAGCGTCAGTGGGAGCGGCAGCGTCAGTGGGAGTGGCAGCGGCGTCAGTGGGAGCGGCAGCGGCATCAGCGGGAGCTGCAGCGACGTCAGCGGGAGCGACAGCGGCGTCAGTGGGACCGGCAGCGGCGGGTGAGGCAGCGGCGTCAGTGGGAGTGGCAGCGTCAGTTGGGGCACCAGCAGCAGGTGAAGCAGCTACGTCAGTGGGAGCAGCAGCCGAGGGTGACGCAGCGGCGTCAGCGGGAGCGGCGTCAGTGGGAGCGACAGCCGCAGGTGAGGCAGCTACGTCAGTGGGAGTGGCAGCGGCGTCAGCGGGAGCTGCAGCGGCGTCAGTGGGGGCATCTACGGCGGGGGTGGCTGCGTCAGTTGGGGCACCAGCAGCAGGAGCGGCAGCGGCGTCAGTGGGAGTGGCAGCCGCGGGTATGGAGGCGGCGTCAGTGGGAGTGGCAGCGGCGTCAGTGGGAGCGACAGCCGCAGGCGAGGCAGCGGCGTTAGCCGGAGAGGCAGCTACGTCAGTGGGGGCGGCAGCGGCATCAGTGGGAGCGACAGCCGCGGGTGAGGCAGCTACGTCAGTGGGGGTGGCAGCGGCGTCAGTGGGAGCAGCGGCCGCGGGTGAAGCAGCGGCGTCAGTGGGAGCGGCAGCGGCGGGTGAGGCAGCGGCGTCAGTGGGAGCGGCAGCGGCGTCAGCGGGAGCACCGGCCGCGGGTGAAGCAGCGGCGTCAGTAGGGGCAGCAGCCGCGGGTGAGGCAGCGGCATCAGTGGGAGCAGCGACCGGGGCAGCAGCGTCAGTAGAGGCTGCGGCGGCACTGGGAGCGGCAGCGGCGTCAGTGGGAGCAACAGCCGCGGGTGAGGCAACTGCGTCAGTAGGAGCAGCGACGGGGGCAGCGGCGTCAGTTGCACCGGGAGCGACCGGGGCAGATGCGTCAGTAGCTACAGAGGTGGCAGGGGCAGCAGCGTCAGTGGCTCCAGCAGCAGCAGGGGCAGCGGCGTCAGTAGGGGCTGCGGAGGCAGCGGGAGTGCCAGTGGCTCCAGCAGATACTGGAGTAGAGGTGTTGGTGGCTACAGTAGAAGCAGGCGCGGTGGCGTCAGTGGCTCCAGCGGTGGCAGGGGCAACAGCGTCAGTGGCTCCAGCGGTGGCAGGGGCAGATGCGTCTGTTTCTCCAGCAGCAGCAGGAGCCGCAGTGTCTGAGACTCCGGTGGCAGGGGCAGCAGCGCCAGTGGCTCCAGCAGCGACCGGGGCAGATGCGTCAGTGGCTACAGAGGTGGCAGGGGCAGCAGCGTCAGTGGCTCCGGCAGCAGCAGGGGTGGCGGCGCCAGTGGCTCCAGCAGCTACTGGGGCAGACGCGTCAGTGGCTCCAGTGGTGGCGGGGGCAGCGGCGTCAATGGGAGCAGCGACCGGGGCAGCGGCGTCTGTGGCTCCAGCAGCGACTGGGGCAGATGCGTCAGTGGCTCCAGCAGCAGCAGGAGCAGCGGTGTCAGTGGATCCAGCAGCAGCCGGGGCAGATGCGTCAGTGGCTACAGAGGTGGCCGGGGCAGCAGCGTCTGTGGCTCCGGCAGCGACTGGGGCAGATGCGTCAGTGGCTCCAGCAGCAGCAGGGGCAGCGGCACCAGTAGCTCCGGTAGTGACCGGGGCAGATGCGTCAGTGGCTACAGAGGTGGCCGGGGCAGCAGCGTCAGTGGCTCCGGCAGCGACTGGGGCAGATGCGTCAGTGGCTCCAGCAGCAGCAGGGGCAGCGGCACCAGTAGCTCCGGTAGTGACCGGGGCAGATGCGTCAGTGGCTACAGAGGTGGCCGGGGCAGCAGCGTCAGTGGCTCCGGCAGCGACTGGGGCAGATGCATCAGTGGCACCAGGAGCGACTGGGGCAGATGCGTCAGTAGCTCCAGCGGTGGCGGGGGCTGCGGCGTCAGTGGCTCCAGCAGCAGCAGGGGCAGCGGTGTTAGTTGCACCGGCAGCGACCGGGGCGGATGCGTCAGTAGCTCCAGCAGCTGCAGGGGCAGCTGCGTTAGTGGTACCGGCAGCAGCCGGGGCAGATGCGTCAGTGGCTCCGGCAGCGACCGGGACAGCGGCGTCAGTGGCTCCGGTAGTGACCGGGGCAGATACGTCAGTGGCTCCAGCGGTGGCAGGGGCAGCAGCGCCAGTGGCTCCGGTAGAGACCGGGGCAGCGGCGTCAGTGGCACCAGCAGCAGCGGGGGCAGCAGCGTCAGTGGCTGCACCAGCGACTGGGGCAGATGCGTCAGTAGCTCCAGCAGCAGCAGGAGCAGCGGCGTCGGTGGCTCCAGCGGTGACAGGGGCAGCAGCACCAGTGGCTCCGGTAGAGACCGGGGCAGATGCGTCAGTGGCTCCAGCTGCGACCGGGGCGGATGCGTCATTGGCTCCAGCAGCAACCGGGGCAGATGCGTCAGTGGCAGCAGGAGCCGCAGAGTCTGAGGCTCCGGTGGCTGGGGCAGCTCCGTTAGTGGGGGCTCCGGAGGCAGGTGCTGATGAGGCACTAGAGGCAGCTCCGGCACTAGTGGGAGCTCCTGCAGTAGGAGCAGACCCGGCAGCTGGGGCTGATAAGAAGTCAATAGGGGCGCTGCCAGCAGCAGGAGCAGCGGCGTCCGTGGGAGCCCCGGCGGCGTTGGAGGCACCAGTGTTAGAAGAGGCAGGTGTACCAGCGGACGCGCCTGAGGCAGTTGAGCCATCAGCGGGGGCACCAGCAGAGGCGCTAGTAGTGTCAGAGCTAGGAGACGCTACAGATGGTCCACTTGAACCATCAACAACGGTGGAGTTCGCGGCCGGCTGAGAATTCCAGAACGGGAACACGGTAGACAACAGCTGCGACACGGCCTGGAGGAAGCCTCGTCTCTGCTCAATCTGCTGCACGGCCACGGGGCCCCATGGCTGAGGGGCATTGCTCAATAGTGCAGACTTGTTATCCAGTTTCTCAATTTTCTGTTCCAGTTCAGTGCGGAGCTGCTGGACTGCGATCTCGTTGAGACGAGGTACCAATACGTTCTTTAATTCCTCCTGGGCTGTCGCGTTTTCTTGCATGGTCTTGATGAGATTCAACACGGCTTCGCGTCTGTCCAATTTGGTGCTGTTGATAGTCAACCCAAGGTAGTCGTTGAGGACTGCCTTCTTCTCGGCCTTTGTGCTGGTAGGGGTCAAACCGTATTTCTGGTAAATGTGGTTCTTCCATAAATCTTGGACCTCCACTGACTCTTCCGAAGCCTTTTGGTTTTGTTCAGCAACTTTCTCTTCACGTTCCCTGGTCTCCTCTTCCAATTTCTCTAGCAATTTGCGGATCTTCTCTTCGCGTTTGCGCTCCTCCTTTTCTTGCTTCTCTTGTTGTTTCCTTTCTTTCTCCTCCTGCTTGCGCTGTCTCTCAGCTTGTTTTTCAGCTTGTTTTCGCTGTTTCTCTTCTTGTTTCCTCTGTTCTTTCTCCTGCTTCTCCAGAAGCTTCTTGCGTTCTTTCTCGATCTTTTCTAACCGCCGTTCTTGTTCCTTCCTGCGGCTTTCTTCTGCTGAGTTGTCTTCATCTTCGTCGTGTTCTTCAACCGACTTGTTCTCATGCGACTCGTCGGACGCAGAACGCGCGTGTCTTGACAAGAGGGCCCTGGAGCCACTCGATTCGTTTGGTAAGTATTTCGCACTCACCATGCACAGGCATAACTGAAACAGAGTGACACATTGTTACAAATTATGCAAAAGATTATGATTATCGACACGCGGCTGTACACATTCACTATATGAGTTCCTCAGACACTGATTAAAAACATCGTACACTTAACATCACGTATACGTGACATCATTGAGCTAGCAAATTCCCAAATAAACACTGTAAACGTAACATAACCAACCTAGctcaatttaatattaaacagCACTCACcaaacataataagtatacaaTCCTCATTTTGCACGTTTAGTTTCTCATTGAATGCGAAATTCGTTCGTATTTTTACTCTTAGTAAAAACTGTTGTATCGAGCTCGTTCGTAGAGTTTATGCCGAATTCTGGAGAGACAGGAGGTTTTATACTTCGTTGACTAATTGCCTCAGATAAGGGCAGATAATGGGAAGCGACGACACCACCTAAGCCTAACTCAAACAAGATGTTTTCGCGAAGTCTGActcaatacaaacattgaaaTCTAATATTGCAGCAGAAGATATGGAAATACCTAGTACAGAGATTTCGTgttataaaataggtataaacAACAGACGGATGTAAGGTATTATacagtaattataattattgttggAGCATAACAGAACGGAAATGCTATGTCTAGATAGAAAGGATCGGATGTTTGTAGATTATTCTCAGTTTTACGAACAAAGTAGTAATTGAAAGAGAGGTGTTGTAATTTTGACGATTGTATTTGTGTCTCTGTCTGTGGGCATGTAGTGAGAGATCGCATGGATTGATCGGAAAGTAAGTTGCTAAGTGACTTATCAAATTCAACTGTGCGGAAAGTAACTTATCAAATTCAACAAAAGATTTATTGTCACCCATGTTTCATATGCCTAATTAGTGTAGCCGTtcaaacaatattaaatagaCATCCACAGGTTTTAGTTCCATTACCGTTAGAAGATATATAGATATAtccttatccttactaatattataaatgcgaaagtaactgtgtctgtctgtctgtctgttactctttcacgccaaaactactgaaatttggtattcatACGGTatgaccctgggaaagaacataggctactttttatcccgaaattcccacgggtaaactttttaaggcgaagcgaagaacagctagttatctaTAACATTCACGTCTCGTAAGGACATGGGTTCCCCACGGGATTACATGACCCAATTTTCAACGGTTAACACAAGGTTAACAATACAATCATGGTACAAGGTGCAATTAGTCACCAAAACCGTTGTAATTACCCAACAGTAACATCAATTATATTCTATCCCCCTTATTCTTTACGCTGCTGGCCAACTCACaccaataaattttattttaattattctgaataatcttttgtttgttttacttttaatttagttttttatttgtttgtgtacatatatatatttttttttgtgtgtgatGCTGGACACCGAATGCAGAGTTTTTATCTTTTACCTTTATtcatacccccttattcatgaAAAAGTTAGTgaacgctttagctattgaactgatctgagagagggacaaaacagttcaatagctaaatcATCCACTAACTTTTTCATGAATAAggaggtaagtaggtatttctttTACAAATTTCCGGTGAAGTGGATTCCGCGGTCTTTCAAAacttgcaataaaaaatcatattttttggagtaaaaattatttaatatacttaaataaaatttctcttaTACTTAACTCTAAAAAATTTAGGAACTTTACAGCTTATACCTGCTCTATTACGAGAGCCAGCACAGTAGTTATTTCTTCTAGATCTAGAAACATCttcagtataaaaaaatatattagatgGTAGGTAAAATGGCGGACTCGCTTGCGAGCCCCTAACTTCCCTTGGTATGATATCCATTAGAGAACACGTGTATCTAAACTCCATTATGCATGATTTAGAAGAAATAGAAAATCACCACAATTATCTAAATACTCGGTTAATTTCACTAATGTCACGAGTTTAAATGATAAGAACGACAACagttttatcaactgtttgcATTCCTCTGGGGAATTCTTCGCGGCGGAAATGGCAGATTCAATTAGCATACCTCGGTGTAAGTGCGATTTGTGTCAACAACTTTTTAAAACATCGTTAGCTAAATTTAAGCTCGAGAGTTCAGACCGTAGAACAATGTCTCGAGCACTAGTTTATTAAACTTATGGTCTAGAGACTTAAGAGTACACGGTTTTCTAGTCAATGCATGATGTATTGGCATCCAGTGGATGTCATCCACCAAACAATGGACGTGCTTGACTCGAATGAGCATCGCatattaataagtacctatttaatagaAATGCCACTACGTTGCTGATCAGGTATGGCACACCCTAAACCTAAACTGTTATGTAAGTATGCATAAAAAAATTGGTTGTGTACctatttatgattattatggCTAACATAAGTAGTTAACCCTTGTCTTATTAGTGTAATCCCGTGGAAAGCAATACCTATAGTAAACAGAGGTGAGATTAGCAGAAGGAACATTACTGCATCGACGAATATCGATTATGTTAGTTAAAACATTAAGCAAAGGCAAGTCTATTGCCTTCTTTGCTGAAAAGTGTAAAATAAGTTAGATACTCAGctactttaattttaattctttGTTTACCATAGCGCAGACCAAATAAAATCACACCTAAACATAATGATCTTATCTAAAGATGCTTTAACGAAGATAGCGTAAAGGACAATAGGTACAGTCAGGGGCAAGAAACCTGACCTCTCCCATGTAACGCGTGGCACTGTCACTGTATTAAGTTATCGTGTATTACCATAGAatattgttattctatggtattactttattttatttttataataagttcTCAAAGATACCTACTCAccaaattttttataacattgCAAATTATTCTaattaaagtacttacctatagacTAATGTAACAGtgataaaacattattttgtgaaaaaacaatttatttgcCATTGACACAAAGTATATGCTGTGCTAAGTACAATTTAATATAGTGTGTCTACTAGAATGAGTGTCTGGTCAATAGGGCCGGGTAGGTACATACTCAGGGTAGGCTCTACGCTGATGCTTCATGTCATGTGAAGTGCTCAGTGAGGCTTATTGTGTCAGTTGATAGACTTCAAGGGTACGTTTGTTTACTTTGCTACTTGTAAACATGGGCTGAGGCACTATTCTGGCGATTCCAGTATGCGAATATTGTCGACTTTAGTCCATACTAATTCGATAGGCTTGTCACTGTAGtttgtatgcgttttattagtttctaaaGTTACCGATAGGGGCGCTGATCAAGATGTCATACCCTACAAATTGCTATCTAATAACGCTATCGACTTGAGTCGACAATGTTCGTGATTCACACACTGATATAGTGTATGTTGGTCTCAATCGCTAAGTAGCGACATGTAACGGTTAGCTTCATGAGCTATGAAtggatacaaaataaattacactaattataaaaagtcgtAGGACAAAAGtagttcagaatgacgagATAAGTCGCATACTttactataagtaggtactataacACCCTAACTATTATAACTTTCTTAAATGCCTTCCCGTCTTAAAAATAACCTCGCGTCTTTAAAACACTAACATAGCTCTCCTATCaataaatcaatatatttCTTATCAGCTTGCTAAGGGACCATTAATTTTGGTGCCTTCTTGGCCGTAAAATAAcgcctacatacatacatatttatgctcacgactgtaatccccgaaggggtagtcagaggtgattGGCAAGCGGGCCACCCGCTTTTCggtgtacatttgtactcacgtgatagctCGCGAGCTGTATCGCCATTTTAATGAGAACACAAGGCAGtggagttgtcgggtaagttaAAGAACCACTTGACAACGGTCACCCATCCACAAATAACGCCTCACTCGGTTTATATTACTAATTCACACGTTCTCAACTTGTTGCCGTAGCTTTGGTTGAGGCGCTTGACAAACGTATCTACTACGGGGAACCGACTATCCAAGAATCGACCAGTGGCGTACAGGTAGAAGTTGTAGAACCGATTAAAGCTTACCCGATGAACTCATGTTCACTAAAACATACTTACGCGCATGCAAAATGCTCGCAAAAAATTAAACGCCTGATCTACTGCTCAAATTGATCAATTTTCTAAACGAACATTTTTACAAGGGTATCCTTGTAAAAATTTTAAGCAAGTTATTTAAATTCATGTGGTAATTTTTTCGGGAACATGTCATACCTCATATCTAAATCTACTAACTGTAAGAACGCCCATCTTGTTAAATTTAGCGAATCAATAAAGTACTTATGCAAAAAAacttacctaactacttaattAGTATCGCATGCCACctcaatattatgtatgtcaTATATCTACCTTctgtaaataattatcaaaCTAATCTGTTGCTACGAGCAAATAGAAACAGCAGCAGAGATAATGGCCGCCTGAATGCGTCCTTGCCATAATATCTAGTAACTGCAGATGCAAATACAAATACAGGCCGACAACTCTAGCTTTGCAACAATAACAAGTGCAAATACCAAAAAAGATAAttcaatagaatagaatataatattgctttattgaacaccacataaatcagacatacaaaaaaacatacttatagactagaactaatgtacaataggcggccttatcgctgagggcgatctcttacaggcaaccttatataTAGCGGAAACAAAGTGACAATTTAGAGGGCGGTgtcaacaataacaaaataataatataactaactatgtacctacttataatagcCTAATATAAACCTATAATACTGTAATACATACCATAAACAATAcatactatacataattatatacatacatattatacaaacatacatatatacttagttaattaaataacattattatactatacaaattataaaagaCATATAATACAGACACGGACTACTTACAATGATAGATAATGATTTTTTACCAGTGTTTTAAAGGTTTGCGGTGATTTAGCGCTACGCACATTAATTCAATAtgaaatcgatttaggtatcaccaagatatatatggccaaaacaaccagcacagacggacaaaatttgtttagtaatgaagtattttttttactgtaatgatcaatttcatttattcataaaaacataagTCACAAACATGCATTATATCCACTAGAAGTttcgtcaaaaaaaatatataattataatatataaatatacttactaactatattataactaactaaTCAAAAATACCCCTCCGAGCCACACCCGACCCAAAGGTACCCATGACAGTGGCAGTTGCACTGGCAGCGTTACCACGCTGCACAGCCAGGGATAGCCTCTGCATCAGGTGTGCCCCGGAAGAAGATTCCAGACCACGACTCCTCAAGCGTCTGCCGATTTCCCTTAAGAAGGCCCTGCCCTCTTCTCCCCACACCCCCATCGTCTCCACAGCCAAGGGCACAAACAGATACCTGCTGCATTAGCTGgctatatttaagttttttaagccGAGCCGCGGCTTCAGCAGCGGCACCCGCATTGGCCGCTGTAGACTGCACGTGAGACGGCGCGAGGGTGCAGACGCACGTCGCGTCCCAGAGTAAACTGCGGCCCTTCTCCCACGGCACCATGGTGAGTCCATCCGGACGCTTGCCATCAGCCCGGGACAACCCTGGTGGCTCCAGGACCGCCGGGACATCCGCAGAAACAAGAGCTCTCCGGACGATGTCATTGATAGCATGGTGCCGTGAGAACCTGCCCGCACTACGCACGCAGTGTAACCCGTGACGTCCCGATTGATCCACCCGCGCGCCGCAGACACAAACATGGGGTTCCACCACAGTGCAGCCGAGACGCAGAGCCACCGCCACCCGCAAGGAATCGTTGTCTAACAACGTTCCCAACTGCGGCGATGGCAAAGCATGCAGCCACAACCCTGACACTGGCTGAGAGACCGCCCGCAAACACGTCAAATTTTTACTTGTGTGTAAATACCAAAATGTTTGTTTGTCATTAATTACTGCCAAATTAATGGTAggactttattcatttatttagggCTATCagccaccgacacattagcaatcaacaatccATAAGCTACATATTGTGCAgagtgttacaaaaagggtaagtaCACTAAGCCAAATCTACGtatgcagcatgttatatagCTAAGCCCGAAAATTTAATCAGAATGTCCATGAACAATTAGTTAACTTTCTATAGaaacttttttggtcacgtgacttttttactatagaaatGAATTCTTTGATTTGACagttgaaatgaaatgaaatgaaatcgtttatttcgACGTAGAATGTTAGAATTACTTGTCGAAAGTcataatctaccaccatttcagtTTTGATTTCATATTCGGTCtcagatataacatgctgcacatgttaGATTTCcctttaagtacctatattatcgGTAAAACCTTAGATACTTAATTTGTATGGATCTGCTGATTAATCTATGCTGCTCAAGGATTGTTGATCCAATACGTCGATGGCATAGTGAGGCTGCAGTTAGCAAGAAAAAATAATCTTCCATCTATTACCAGTTTCAAAGTTTAAGTAGTTGTTCTCTACCTACCTGAAACGTTGGTAAATCCAACTGTACCGTAAAACTTTACTGCTAATGTAGTTAGAACCAATTAAGAAAACCAAGCAATGGGTGtttgataaataattgaaGACACCAACACCCATTCCACGGAATGCTGATGATAAGGTGTTCAATTGCTGAGGCGATACGTTGGTTCTAggatacatataagcttaggAAGTAATTTCAAActatctaagtaggtatcaaTATCAAATAGcagaagataaaatatacttgTTTGCTTAATTTATGTAccgaatatttttattcggtTTAGGTATTTTCATATAACTAATTTTATCTTACTTTTGAGTTGAGCCTACACAAATTATTATCTCATATTCTTGAGACATAATGACACTTGACATAATTCCTGGATTTATAATAATCAACCGAAAGTTACATGAAAGTCAAGAAAATTTTCCGCTATGAACATGCCGCTTTAATTCCCGCATAcctttacccccttattcatagaaaagttacaatacgttttaactaataaactgttttgtccctctctgtcaaagaacaaattgtactttgtcggagagggacaaaacagtttattagttaaaacgttctgtaacttctctatgaataagggggttattctataagtattttaatattgggAAATTAAAGGTTCCATGCGTTTTAGATTAAGGTTTTTCACATGTGCTGAGTATGTGtcacaaacatattatttactaactcgaaaaaaggacaaaaataatatacatacaagACTTTTACATGAGGCTAGTTTTTCAGCTCGCCAAAAATTCAAAGCGCTGCATACTGCTGCTTAGAATATATTACCTTACATCGATCATTGACTATACGACACGTGTTGTAAAACGTGTTACGTTACGGCTAAAATCATGTCTCTCCTCCTACTGCCACTAGTGGCATCCACCTGACACACGCCCCCtgtgaataatattatgccgATAAGGAGATCTCCACATTATTATCTACGATACAAATATTTAGATAAAATTCCCCAAGAACAATGCAAAACCACGCGAATTACCACCTTGTTATCATGACCATACCGCCAGGCCACAACTGTTGTGAACAGTGCTAAGGGAAAACCTGTTTATATCTTATCTGCCGAGAACTTTACgactacaaatatttttttctcatatAAAAGGGGACGGTGCAGCCTCCATCATCACAGATTCGAATCAACTACCTCCcaagtaattaattactacGAACGAAAACTACTTCGAATATCAAACATGATGTCCAAGACCGTACTAGCACTCTGCGTTGTGGTGAGTACCTGCTTCTACCTGGATAACAGCCTTTCAAAGCCACCTTTCGTTGTCTGCAGAAATACCTTTTCCACTTCAGCCCTAGCAACAACTTCATTACCCCTAAACAACTTAAATTACTACTGATTCTATTTCTACGCTGTATAACAATGACTCTTCATTCCCACAGGCGTCGGTAGCTGTGGCTGCCCAAGCGCAGGCCGGTGGCTGGCCGATGTTCGGAGGCTGgggcgcccccgccgccgcccccgcctgGGGActccccgccgcccccgccttCATCCCCCCGTGGACCCAGTTCATGCCCCAGTGGGCCCCATGCACCACCATCGGAGCTGACTGCCTCGACTGCCACACTAAGGTTGTCTGCACCAAGGTTGGAGGCATCGAGAAGGCGTGCTCAGACCCCCTCAAGCCTTACTGCAACCTGGGAGAGTGCTCGGCCACCCCCTCGGCCACttgcgcccccgcccccgcccccgccgcccccgctgcCGCTGGAGCCGCCTAATCACACCCTGATTAACTCCCACGGGATAATACTCATGCCACTGCCTGGACTATCTCAGTACGGTTTTTCTAACTgcatttacttaagtatttattctcAACGTTTGTTCAAATTCTGACGTGTAAAAAtgtgtttgtaaataaattttatatgacGCGATTTtgttgtacttatttaatatatcCCATTATAGTTATCTAGCTTAGAATAGTAAGTAGGTTTAAATTAATCTTTGAGGAATTGCCATAAGGATTCAACTCCACCCCATCTTCTTTAAATCACAACCCTGAATAGCCTGatagaataatttaaattcgTTGTTACCACACCAGTacaacttaaataaataggttATAAACTGcactagtaggtacttacctatttttttacagtaaacTCTATTTCCGTTCTCTATGTAATAAAGTAAAGCagctttaattaaaataacacaaaGGGAATAAACGTTGGCTTTTCCAGAAAACAGCCTGCAAACTCAaagctttataaaaatacttccttTGATCATTTCATTTATGCCTTACTTAGGTATTAATGAGTACCTATATCAGGCactattaaattattgttagtAGAAATTGA is part of the Plutella xylostella chromosome 3, ilPluXylo3.1, whole genome shotgun sequence genome and encodes:
- the LOC119693448 gene encoding ice-structuring glycoprotein isoform X4, which encodes MRIVYLLCLLCLCMVSAKYLPNESSGSRALLSRHARSASDESHENKSVEEHDEDEDNSAEESRRKEQERRLEKIEKERKKLLEKQEKEQRKQEEKQRKQAEKQAERQRKQEEKERKQQEKQEKEERKREEKIRKLLEKLEEETREREEKVAEQNQKASEESVEVQDLWKNHIYQKYGLTPTSTKAEKKAVLNDYLGLTINSTKLDRREAVLNLIKTMQENATAQEELKNVLVPRLNEIAVQQLRTELEQKIEKLDNKSALLSNAPQPWGPVAVQQIEQRRGFLQAVSQLLSTVFPFWNSQPAANSTVVDGSSGPSVASPSSDTTSASAGAPADGSTASGASAGTPASSNTGASNAAGAPTDAAAPAAGSAPIDFLSAPAAGSAPTAGAPTSAGAASSASSAPASGAPTNGAAPATGASDSAAPAATDASAPVAAGANDASAPVAAGATDASAPVSTGATGAAAPVTAGATDAAAPAAAGATDASAPVAGAATDAAAPAAAGATDAAAPVSTGATGAAAPATAGATDVSAPVTTGATDAAVPVAAGATDASAPAAAGTTNAAAPAAAGATDASAPVAAGATNTAAPAAAGATDAAAPATAGATDASAPVAPGATDASAPVAAGATDAAAPATSVATDASAPVTTGATGAAAPAAAGATDASAPVAAGATDAAAPATSVATDASAPVTTGATGAAAPAAAGATDASAPVAAGATDAAAPATSVATDASAPAAAGSTDTAAPAAAGATDASAPVAAGATDAAAPVAAPIDAAAPATTGATDASAPVAAGATGAATPAAAGATDAAAPATSVATDASAPVAAGATGAAAPATGVSDTAAPAAAGETDASAPATAGATDAVAPATAGATDATAPASTVATNTSTPVSAGATGTPAASAAPTDAAAPAAAGATDAAAPATSVATDASAPVAPGATDAAAPVAAPTDAVASPAAVAPTDAAAAPSAAAASTDAAAPVAAPTDAAASPAAAAPTDAAASPAAGAPADAAAAPTDAAASPAAAAPTDAAASPAAAAPTDAAATPTDVAASPAAVAPTDAAAAPTDVAASPANAAASPAAVAPTDAAATPTDAASIPAAATPTDAAAAPAAGAPTDAATPAVDAPTDAAAAPADAAATPTDVAASPAAVAPTDAAPADAAASPSAAAPTDVAASPAAGAPTDAATPTDAAASPAAAGPTDAAAAPAAGAPTDAAAPTDAAAAPADAAAAPTDAAAAPTDAAAAPTDAAAAPTDAATSPAAGAPTDAAAPVGAPTDAAAAPVASAPADASTVNAAAPAAPEAVAGNPAGSPTSSPIVAGTEPEGSGSGPTDNVPTTTEAATEAVTEAVTEAATEAATEAVTDAPAGVTNAQETTTQSPAVDTTTNVPVDGNTVGNTPVTDEPTTLSPTTVSVDSIVIPQEPGADAVAYDVVY